Proteins from one Hyperolius riggenbachi isolate aHypRig1 chromosome 4, aHypRig1.pri, whole genome shotgun sequence genomic window:
- the LOC137571439 gene encoding retinol-binding protein 2-like: MPADYNGTWVMEKNDNFDGYMKALDIDFATRKIAAHLTQTKELEQNGNDFKTKTLSTFRNYFVDFTVGVEFEEHTKGLDDRTVKTLVSWDGDKLVCVQKGEKQNRGWKSWIEGDLMYQELTCEDQVCRQTFRKKK, encoded by the exons ATGCCTGCAGACTACAATGGCACCTGGGTCATGGAGAAGAATGACAACTTCGATGGATACATGAAGGCATTAG ACATTGACTTTGCTACCCGTAAGATTGCTGCCCATTTGACGCAAACCAAAGAACTGGAACAGAATGGAAATGACTTCAAAACTAAGACTCTGAGCACATTCCGGAACTACTTTGTTGACTTCACTGTTGGAGTGGAATTTGAGGAACATACCAAGGGCCTGGATGACAGAACTGTGAAG ACCTTAGTATCCTGGGATGGTGACAAGCTTGTTTGCGTTCAAAAAGGAGAAAAACAAAATCGTGGTTGGAAGAGCTGGATTGAAGGTGACCTAATGTACCAG GAATTAACTTGTGAAGATCAAGTCTGCCGCCAGACTTTCAGGAAGAAGAAATGA